Proteins found in one Candidatus Eisenbacteria bacterium genomic segment:
- a CDS encoding ABC transporter permease: MGFVWIIASRYLRSKRRLSFITLISLLASGGVFIGVAALTIVLSVMNGFEDQVQRRIAGTNAHIAVLSADDRPVQPGDPLVRRIAEAAPPGAALAPFVYGKVMVASRSSVDGMVLKGVDPSAEARVTDIMSHLAPEGGALDGGDLPGIGLGEELAVRLRVSRGDVILISLPSEEPGGVFGGMPRMKRLRVSSIFRSGLYEYDSSFGIVRLETAREFFGLGPDVTGYELRIPDMFRAREAARGLEARLGSEYRVTNWIDLNRNLFAWMKIEKAVMFTILILIVLVATVNIVSSLVMLVLEKRRDIGVLRTMGVTPRGIMRIFLLQGTLVGIGGTALGLIVGWAVSFALGRYKLLHLPGEIYFIDTLPVKIEWTDFALVGVAATALCFLASLYPAWRAARLAPVESIRYE; this comes from the coding sequence ATGGGATTCGTCTGGATCATCGCTTCGCGCTACCTCCGCTCCAAGCGGAGGTTGAGCTTCATCACCCTGATCAGCCTTCTCGCCTCGGGGGGCGTGTTCATCGGCGTCGCCGCCCTCACGATCGTCCTCTCGGTCATGAACGGCTTCGAGGACCAGGTTCAACGGCGGATCGCCGGGACGAACGCGCACATCGCCGTTCTCTCCGCGGACGACCGTCCCGTCCAGCCCGGCGATCCGCTCGTCAGGAGAATCGCCGAGGCGGCCCCGCCGGGCGCGGCCCTCGCCCCCTTTGTCTACGGCAAGGTCATGGTGGCCTCGCGCAGCAGCGTGGACGGGATGGTTCTGAAAGGGGTCGATCCCTCGGCGGAGGCGCGGGTGACCGACATCATGTCGCACTTGGCCCCGGAGGGCGGCGCGCTCGACGGCGGCGATCTGCCGGGGATCGGTCTGGGGGAGGAGCTGGCGGTCCGGCTTCGAGTCTCGCGCGGCGACGTGATCCTGATCAGTCTGCCGAGCGAAGAGCCGGGAGGCGTCTTCGGGGGAATGCCCCGAATGAAGCGCCTGCGCGTGAGCTCCATTTTTCGCTCGGGCCTTTACGAGTACGACTCCTCGTTCGGCATCGTGCGGCTCGAGACGGCGCGCGAATTTTTCGGGCTGGGCCCGGACGTGACCGGTTACGAGCTTCGGATCCCCGACATGTTCCGGGCGCGCGAGGCCGCGCGCGGGCTGGAGGCGAGGCTCGGCTCGGAGTACCGGGTGACGAACTGGATCGACCTGAACCGGAATCTCTTCGCCTGGATGAAGATCGAGAAGGCGGTCATGTTCACGATCCTGATCCTCATCGTGCTGGTGGCGACGGTCAATATCGTCTCCAGCCTGGTCATGCTCGTATTGGAGAAGCGGCGCGACATCGGGGTTCTACGGACGATGGGAGTGACGCCCCGGGGGATCATGCGCATTTTCCTCTTACAGGGGACTCTGGTCGGGATCGGCGGCACCGCGCTCGGGCTCATCGTAGGATGGGCCGTTTCGTTCGCGCTGGGCCGCTACAAGCTGCTCCACCTGCCCGGCGAGATTTATTTCATCGATACGCTGCCGGTCAAAATCGAATGGACCGATTTCGCGCTGGTCGGGGTCGCGGCCACGGCGCTTTGCTTCCTGGCGAGCCTCTACCCCGCGTGGAGGGCCGCGAGGCTTGCCCCCGTGGAATCGATCCGGTATGAATGA
- the purQ gene encoding phosphoribosylformylglycinamidine synthase I, whose protein sequence is MPNVAVLQLPGVNCEYETARALEAVGLKARIVRWNEPASVWSEFDAYVLPGGFSFQDRIRAGAVAAKLSAIDRIAVEAKRGKPVLGICNGAQVLVEAGLVPGFHPGRVEMALAPNRAPRREGYLCRWTSLRAEEGPGREWFAALAEPGQVIPMPIAHGEGRFLTADPEVRDRIQKEGLVLYRFVAPSGGPAREFPIDPNGAMFQAAGITNVDGNILAFMPHPERAAWLRQVPMDLKSSWSERRRAAVGRWEALEGPGPGRVLFASLASKLASRVAEEARP, encoded by the coding sequence ATGCCGAACGTCGCCGTGCTCCAGTTACCGGGCGTGAACTGCGAGTACGAGACCGCGCGCGCGCTCGAGGCCGTCGGGCTCAAGGCGCGCATCGTCCGCTGGAACGAGCCGGCTTCGGTCTGGAGCGAGTTCGATGCGTACGTCCTCCCCGGCGGATTCTCGTTTCAGGACAGGATCCGGGCCGGAGCGGTCGCCGCCAAGCTCTCCGCGATCGACCGGATCGCGGTCGAGGCGAAGCGCGGCAAGCCGGTTCTCGGAATATGCAACGGAGCCCAGGTTCTCGTGGAGGCGGGCCTCGTCCCCGGGTTCCATCCCGGGAGGGTCGAAATGGCGCTCGCCCCCAACCGCGCCCCGCGCCGGGAGGGGTATCTCTGCCGCTGGACCTCGCTTCGCGCCGAAGAGGGCCCGGGACGCGAGTGGTTTGCGGCGCTCGCGGAGCCGGGCCAGGTGATCCCGATGCCGATCGCGCACGGCGAGGGGCGGTTTCTGACCGCGGACCCGGAGGTTCGGGACCGCATCCAAAAGGAAGGGCTCGTGCTGTATCGATTCGTGGCCCCGTCGGGAGGACCCGCGCGGGAGTTCCCCATCGATCCCAACGGAGCCATGTTCCAGGCCGCGGGCATCACCAACGTAGATGGGAACATCCTCGCGTTCATGCCGCATCCGGAGCGGGCCGCGTGGCTCCGCCAGGTGCCCATGGATCTGAAGAGCAGCTGGAGCGAGCGGCGCCGGGCGGCGGTGGGGCGCTGGGAAGCGCTCGAGGGTCCGGGACCGGGGAGGGTCCTCTTTGCATCGCTCGCGTCCAAGCTTGCCTCCCGCGTGGCGGAAGAGGCCCGACCGTGA
- the purL gene encoding phosphoribosylformylglycinamidine synthase subunit PurL, whose protein sequence is MQQAASAPILPLAGADDRALAGLLAREGLRLAPAEARRMLSLLERDPTRVEATIFDTMWSEHCSYKSSRRVLKAHLPTQSPRVILGPGEDAGVVRFGVHEGVEYALVIAHESHNHPSQVVPTEGAATGIGGIVRDVACMGAEVIGVMDSLRFGDPDGPRSAPVREIVRGVIDGIWQYGDALGVPNLGGDVFFSPRFDENCLVNVVSLGLVRADRVVRSRVPEAARREPYVLVLIGKPTDETGFGGASFASAVLEENAETQRGHVQVPDPFLKRVLLEANRAMLDMLHGQGVSFGFKDLGAGGIACASSELAAAGGFGMDVDLDRVPVARGEYPPEVIACSETQERFALVVPERVADRVLELYNATYALPEVYQGACAAVIGRVRTDPRYRILKGGQAVCDSPVEVITAGIEHLRPERPRPKAPAPPPLPPVHDHEALFTRMAQSMNLASREPIIRYYDTEVQGRMVLRAGEADASVLAPIPGSMLGCAVTVDGNPWWVAADPYWGTAHVVCEVLRNLVAVGAEPAALTDCLNFGNPEDPEVFGDFVQSVRGLGDAARALGKDGLSGPPVAVVSGNVSFYNEAPSGRAVEPSPIVAGLGVLADWSVAVTSATKRAGSVLVLSGPRQDRLGASQLGFALSNRTDGPLPDLDFDRERRRIYAALEAVRTGIVLACHDIAEGGLAITALEMALGGYAAQGIGVQIPISGLGSTSPESRLYSEAPGFLFEVAKDRLTELLNLFDRWETDAAMVGRTLAEPRFRILDGGHTLVDMDLETLQRIHSGALQPIAE, encoded by the coding sequence TTGCAGCAGGCCGCTAGCGCCCCCATTCTTCCGCTCGCGGGCGCGGACGACCGCGCCCTCGCGGGGCTCCTCGCACGGGAAGGCCTGAGGCTCGCCCCCGCCGAAGCGCGGCGGATGCTCTCGCTTCTCGAGCGGGACCCCACGCGCGTGGAGGCGACCATCTTCGACACGATGTGGAGCGAGCACTGCTCGTACAAGAGCAGCCGGCGGGTCTTGAAGGCGCATTTGCCCACCCAGAGTCCGCGCGTCATCCTCGGGCCGGGGGAGGACGCCGGCGTCGTCCGCTTCGGTGTCCACGAGGGTGTGGAGTACGCGCTCGTGATCGCGCACGAGAGCCATAACCATCCCTCCCAGGTCGTCCCCACGGAAGGGGCCGCGACCGGGATCGGCGGCATCGTGCGCGACGTGGCGTGCATGGGGGCCGAGGTCATCGGCGTCATGGACTCGCTCCGGTTCGGCGACCCCGACGGGCCGCGCTCCGCGCCGGTGCGGGAGATCGTGCGCGGCGTGATCGACGGGATTTGGCAATACGGCGACGCGCTCGGGGTCCCGAATTTGGGTGGCGATGTTTTCTTCTCGCCGCGATTCGACGAAAACTGTCTGGTGAACGTGGTCTCGCTCGGGCTCGTGCGCGCCGATCGCGTCGTGCGGAGCCGGGTGCCGGAGGCGGCGCGCCGGGAACCCTACGTTCTCGTCCTGATCGGGAAGCCGACCGACGAAACCGGTTTCGGGGGCGCGTCCTTCGCGTCGGCCGTTCTCGAGGAGAACGCCGAGACGCAGCGGGGCCACGTCCAGGTGCCCGATCCTTTCCTGAAACGGGTGCTCCTGGAGGCGAACCGCGCCATGCTGGACATGCTCCACGGGCAGGGCGTCTCCTTTGGGTTCAAGGATCTGGGCGCGGGCGGAATCGCGTGCGCTTCCTCCGAGCTGGCCGCCGCCGGGGGATTCGGGATGGACGTCGACCTGGACCGCGTCCCCGTGGCGCGAGGCGAATACCCTCCCGAAGTGATCGCGTGCTCCGAGACCCAGGAGCGATTTGCCCTGGTCGTTCCGGAGCGGGTCGCCGACCGCGTGCTCGAGCTCTACAACGCCACGTACGCCCTTCCCGAGGTGTACCAGGGCGCTTGCGCGGCGGTCATCGGACGCGTGCGGACCGACCCGCGCTACAGGATTCTGAAGGGGGGCCAAGCGGTCTGCGATTCCCCGGTCGAGGTCATCACCGCCGGTATCGAACACTTGAGGCCCGAGCGGCCGCGGCCCAAGGCCCCCGCGCCGCCGCCGCTCCCACCGGTGCACGATCACGAGGCGCTCTTCACGCGCATGGCGCAGAGCATGAATCTCGCTTCGCGCGAGCCGATCATCCGCTACTACGACACCGAGGTTCAGGGAAGGATGGTCCTCCGGGCGGGCGAGGCGGACGCCTCCGTCCTCGCGCCGATTCCGGGATCGATGCTCGGCTGCGCGGTCACGGTGGACGGAAACCCGTGGTGGGTCGCGGCCGACCCTTACTGGGGAACGGCCCACGTGGTGTGCGAGGTCCTGCGCAACTTGGTCGCGGTGGGCGCGGAGCCCGCCGCGCTCACGGATTGCTTGAACTTCGGGAACCCCGAGGATCCGGAAGTCTTCGGGGATTTCGTCCAGAGCGTTCGCGGGCTCGGCGATGCGGCGCGGGCGCTCGGCAAGGACGGGTTGTCCGGGCCTCCGGTCGCGGTAGTTTCGGGAAACGTATCCTTCTATAACGAGGCTCCCTCGGGTCGGGCCGTGGAGCCCTCGCCGATCGTGGCCGGCCTCGGCGTCCTGGCGGACTGGAGTGTCGCCGTGACGAGCGCGACCAAGCGCGCCGGCAGCGTCCTCGTCCTGAGCGGGCCGCGACAGGACCGGCTGGGTGCTTCGCAGCTCGGTTTTGCCCTCTCGAACCGGACCGATGGACCGCTCCCCGATCTCGACTTCGACCGGGAGCGCCGGCGCATCTACGCCGCGCTCGAGGCGGTGCGGACCGGAATCGTGCTCGCGTGCCACGACATCGCCGAAGGGGGGCTCGCGATCACGGCCCTCGAGATGGCGCTCGGCGGCTACGCGGCCCAGGGCATCGGGGTCCAGATCCCGATCTCCGGCCTCGGGAGCACATCGCCCGAATCCCGGCTCTACTCGGAAGCGCCCGGCTTCCTCTTCGAGGTGGCCAAGGATCGGCTGACCGAGCTTCTGAACCTTTTCGACCGCTGGGAAACGGACGCGGCCATGGTCGGACGGACCCTTGCCGAGCCTCGATTTCGAATTTTGGACGGAGGGCACACCCTGGTGGACATGGACCTCGAAACGCTGCAGCGCATCCACTCGGGCGCGCTCCAGCCGATCGCGGAGTGA
- a CDS encoding class I SAM-dependent methyltransferase: MGLISPHPPVTELPPTDAAAEEEFFALARSARLNLGSRWIRGYVDWEWSHIRHLFRCGLAAPEGRDVLEFGCNLGATSIVLALLGARVTAVDPNPDFLTLARANAARYGVASRITFSRIQGSAPLPWPEEVFDLICMNSVLEYIPHRGLEPILLELGRTLRPGGTVLICSTSNRWSPVEPHSGAWWVSFLPRALEERVSGRRHDAARAVSPREAKRPFYGYEDLVWRDKGEALFRAKQAMGVGRGRLLALRCLSALARPFGISAGMLTPYFTLALQKPARAA, from the coding sequence ATAGGATTGATCTCTCCGCACCCACCCGTCACCGAGCTGCCCCCCACCGATGCCGCCGCCGAGGAGGAGTTCTTCGCGCTCGCCCGGAGCGCGCGCCTCAATCTGGGGAGCCGCTGGATTCGGGGCTACGTCGACTGGGAGTGGAGCCACATTCGTCATCTGTTCCGGTGCGGGCTGGCCGCGCCGGAGGGGCGCGACGTCCTCGAGTTCGGCTGCAACCTCGGCGCGACCAGCATCGTGTTGGCGCTCCTCGGGGCCCGCGTAACCGCCGTGGATCCGAACCCGGATTTTCTCACCCTCGCCCGGGCCAACGCCGCGCGCTACGGCGTCGCTTCCCGCATCACGTTCTCGAGGATTCAAGGCTCGGCGCCGCTGCCCTGGCCGGAGGAGGTCTTCGATCTGATCTGCATGAACAGCGTGCTCGAATACATCCCGCACCGCGGGCTCGAGCCCATCCTGCTCGAGCTGGGACGCACGCTGCGACCCGGGGGAACCGTCCTGATATGCTCCACGAGCAACCGATGGTCGCCCGTGGAGCCCCATTCGGGCGCATGGTGGGTAAGCTTCCTTCCGCGCGCGCTGGAGGAGCGTGTCTCGGGCAGGCGGCATGACGCGGCAAGGGCGGTCTCGCCGCGCGAGGCCAAGCGCCCCTTCTACGGCTATGAGGATCTCGTGTGGCGCGACAAGGGGGAGGCCCTGTTCCGGGCGAAACAAGCCATGGGTGTGGGACGGGGACGGCTTCTGGCGCTCCGGTGCCTCAGCGCGCTTGCCCGCCCCTTCGGGATCTCGGCGGGAATGCTGACGCCCTACTTCACCCTCGCGCTGCAAAAGCCGGCTCGCGCCGCCTGA
- a CDS encoding amidophosphoribosyltransferase translates to MNGGEALSENRELEAAASRRLGDRLHEECGVFGIWGAENAARLTYAGLYALQHRGQESAGIVATDGVEFRHHKAVGLVSDVFAGAVLDSLKGHIAIGHNRYSTQGSTLLRNAQPLVVDFREGMLALGHNGNLVNAVALRNELETQGSIFQTTSDTEVILHLIARSKATEIERMIPEALARCQGAYTLVILAGEKLIGLRDPRGFRPLCLGKRGDAHVLASETCALDMVGADFIREIAAGEMVVIDGSGVRSYPALKPKPARACVFELIYFSRPDSEVFGESVDLIRRRLGRRLAEEHPVDADIVISVPDSSNSAALGFSEASRIPFELGLIRNHYVGRTFIAPQQVKRDFGVNLKFNPVRRILEGKRVVVVDDSIVRGTTSRSLVAMLRGAGAREIHFRVSSPPIAWSCYYGIDTPNRKELIASSHSVEEIRKYLHVDTLGYLSMEGLRACVSRPDDHCYACFDGKYSEWYGEPLDKLALEQRAQSRLQGRR, encoded by the coding sequence ATGAACGGGGGAGAAGCCTTGAGCGAAAACCGCGAGTTAGAGGCCGCCGCCTCGCGGCGGCTCGGCGACCGTCTCCACGAGGAGTGCGGTGTCTTCGGCATCTGGGGAGCCGAGAACGCGGCCCGCCTCACGTACGCGGGTCTCTACGCGCTCCAGCACCGCGGACAGGAGAGTGCCGGGATCGTCGCGACCGACGGGGTCGAATTCCGCCACCACAAGGCGGTGGGCCTCGTTTCCGACGTGTTCGCGGGAGCCGTTCTCGATTCGCTCAAAGGCCACATTGCGATCGGACACAACCGGTACTCCACGCAGGGAAGCACCCTTCTTCGAAACGCGCAGCCGCTCGTGGTCGATTTTCGCGAGGGCATGCTCGCGCTCGGCCACAATGGGAATCTCGTCAACGCGGTCGCCCTTCGGAACGAGCTGGAGACGCAGGGCTCCATCTTCCAGACCACGAGCGACACCGAAGTCATCCTGCACTTGATCGCCCGATCCAAGGCGACCGAGATCGAGCGGATGATTCCGGAGGCGCTCGCGCGCTGCCAGGGGGCCTACACCCTCGTGATCCTCGCGGGGGAGAAGCTGATCGGTCTGCGGGATCCGAGGGGGTTCCGCCCGCTCTGCCTGGGGAAGCGCGGCGACGCGCACGTCCTCGCGAGCGAAACCTGCGCGCTCGATATGGTCGGAGCCGACTTCATCCGCGAGATCGCCGCGGGGGAGATGGTCGTGATCGACGGAAGCGGCGTCCGATCGTATCCCGCCCTGAAGCCCAAGCCGGCGAGGGCGTGCGTCTTCGAGCTGATCTATTTTTCCCGCCCGGACAGCGAGGTCTTCGGCGAGAGCGTCGACCTGATCCGCAGGCGCCTCGGGCGAAGGCTCGCGGAGGAGCATCCGGTCGACGCCGACATCGTCATTTCGGTGCCGGATTCCAGCAACTCCGCCGCGCTTGGTTTTTCGGAGGCTTCCAGGATTCCTTTCGAGCTGGGCCTCATCCGGAACCACTACGTCGGACGCACGTTCATCGCGCCGCAGCAGGTGAAACGCGACTTCGGCGTGAACCTCAAATTCAACCCTGTCCGGCGGATTCTGGAGGGGAAGCGGGTCGTGGTGGTGGACGACTCGATCGTCCGCGGCACGACGAGCCGAAGCCTCGTGGCGATGCTCCGCGGCGCGGGCGCGCGCGAGATCCACTTCCGCGTCTCGAGCCCGCCGATCGCGTGGTCTTGCTACTACGGCATCGACACCCCGAACCGGAAAGAGCTGATCGCATCCTCCCACTCGGTGGAGGAGATTCGCAAATACCTCCACGTGGACACGCTGGGCTACCTCTCCATGGAGGGGCTCAGGGCTTGTGTGTCGCGCCCCGACGATCACTGCTACGCCTGCTTCGACGGCAAGTATTCCGAGTGGTACGGCGAGCCGCTGGACAAGCTCGCCTTGGAGCAACGCGCGCAGAGCCGCCTCCAGGGCCGCCGCTAA
- a CDS encoding type II secretion system protein GspE encodes MSESNAARKKLGEYLLEAGLITDQQLREALRRQRQTKEPLGQILTRQGMVSEGDICRVLHQQLGLPIVELQSIAIDEQVIGLLREDLAKKHTAIPIELENRSTIRVALADPLNPQALEDIKFQSGYFVRPVLAPPSEIVEAIAKYYHIDASVVEILENIIKNDSVEVREIVPEEGEENIDELMKISSGPPIVRLANWLITRAVEMRASDIHIEPQEKGVGVRCRVDGLLQDLERLPKWTQGALVSRIKILATLDIAEKRLPQDGSFRVEVSGRRIDLRVSTLPTAHGEKVVIRIVDQERSALHLESLGLSESDLGKIRAYGKRPQGIVIVTGPTGSGKSTLLYSLLQQIHTVTKNIITVEDPVEYQIAGINQVQVDEKSKKTFAAILRAMLRQDPDIMMIGEVRDLETAQIAFRASITGHLVLSTVHTNDAPSAVTRLVDLGLQPYMVASSLISVISMRLVRVLCPKCKDPYIPAGDELRILGISSRDAQDVGLHRPVGCEYCGQTGYRGRTGIFEVLELDDPIRRLIAAGAAESMIRAEAVQAGMIPIGEDGLAKVLAGETSLEELRRVVYYEEESARLCPACHLPVASEYHFCPHCGHTIAATCLKCDRRVDPNWDYCPACGTRRERDAEPELSPEPLVLAGGNARTSRRSRR; translated from the coding sequence GTGTCCGAATCCAACGCCGCGCGGAAGAAGCTGGGGGAGTACCTGCTCGAGGCGGGGCTCATCACCGACCAGCAGCTCAGGGAAGCGCTGAGGCGGCAACGACAAACCAAAGAGCCGCTGGGTCAGATCCTGACGCGGCAGGGCATGGTCAGCGAGGGGGACATCTGCCGCGTCCTTCACCAGCAGCTCGGGCTTCCGATCGTCGAGTTGCAGAGCATCGCGATCGACGAGCAGGTCATCGGGCTCTTGCGCGAGGACCTCGCCAAGAAACACACCGCCATTCCGATCGAGCTCGAGAACCGAAGCACGATCCGCGTGGCGCTGGCCGACCCTCTGAATCCCCAGGCGCTCGAGGACATCAAGTTCCAGAGCGGATATTTCGTGCGGCCGGTGCTCGCGCCCCCCTCCGAGATCGTCGAAGCGATCGCGAAGTACTACCACATCGACGCCTCGGTCGTAGAGATCCTCGAGAACATCATCAAGAACGATTCGGTCGAGGTTCGCGAGATCGTTCCGGAAGAAGGGGAGGAGAACATCGACGAGCTGATGAAAATCAGCTCGGGCCCTCCCATCGTGAGGCTCGCGAACTGGCTCATCACCCGGGCGGTCGAGATGCGCGCGAGCGACATCCACATCGAGCCCCAGGAGAAGGGGGTCGGGGTGCGATGCCGCGTGGACGGGCTTCTGCAAGACCTGGAACGCCTCCCCAAATGGACGCAGGGAGCGCTCGTGTCTCGGATCAAGATCCTCGCGACGCTCGACATCGCCGAAAAGCGCCTGCCCCAGGACGGGAGCTTCCGGGTGGAGGTCAGCGGGCGGCGCATCGACCTGCGCGTCTCGACGCTCCCCACGGCCCACGGCGAGAAGGTCGTGATCCGGATCGTGGATCAGGAGCGCTCCGCGCTTCACCTCGAATCGCTGGGGCTTTCGGAATCCGACCTCGGGAAGATCCGGGCCTACGGCAAGCGGCCTCAGGGAATCGTGATCGTCACCGGTCCGACCGGCAGCGGCAAGAGCACCCTTCTCTATTCGCTCCTCCAGCAGATCCACACCGTGACCAAGAACATCATCACGGTGGAAGACCCGGTCGAATACCAGATCGCGGGCATCAACCAGGTCCAGGTCGATGAGAAGAGCAAGAAGACTTTTGCGGCGATCCTGCGCGCCATGCTGCGCCAGGACCCCGACATCATGATGATCGGGGAGGTCCGCGACCTCGAAACCGCCCAGATCGCCTTCCGCGCCTCGATCACGGGGCACCTCGTTCTCTCGACCGTGCACACCAACGACGCCCCCTCGGCCGTGACCCGTCTCGTCGACCTGGGTCTCCAGCCCTACATGGTGGCATCGAGTCTCATCAGCGTGATCTCGATGAGGCTCGTGCGGGTCCTCTGCCCGAAATGCAAGGATCCATACATCCCGGCGGGGGACGAGCTCCGGATTCTCGGCATCTCGAGCCGTGACGCACAGGACGTCGGCCTCCACCGCCCGGTCGGCTGCGAGTACTGCGGCCAGACCGGATACCGGGGAAGGACCGGGATCTTCGAGGTTCTCGAATTGGACGACCCGATCCGGAGATTGATCGCGGCCGGAGCGGCGGAATCGATGATCCGCGCGGAGGCGGTCCAGGCGGGCATGATCCCCATCGGCGAGGACGGGTTGGCCAAGGTGCTCGCGGGGGAGACGAGCCTGGAGGAGCTCCGGCGGGTGGTGTATTACGAAGAGGAGTCGGCGCGGCTCTGCCCCGCGTGCCACCTGCCGGTCGCGTCCGAGTACCACTTCTGTCCGCACTGCGGGCATACGATCGCCGCCACGTGCTTGAAGTGCGATCGCCGCGTCGATCCGAATTGGGACTATTGTCCGGCCTGCGGCACGCGTCGCGAGCGGGACGCGGAGCCCGAGCTCTCGCCCGAGCCGCTGGTTCTCGCCGGAGGGAACGCCCGCACGTCCAGGAGGTCCCGCCGCTGA
- the lysS gene encoding lysine--tRNA ligase yields MVSVQETRRSKLDALIQRGIQPYAYRFDVTHGSAAIQARHAELEQSGERVRFAGRLMTKRGHGKAAFAHVKDKEGLQQIYFREDVLGPDTFAQAMELDLGDWVGVEGRVFLTKTGEITIRAERVELLAKSLRPLPEKWHGLTDVEIRYRQRYTDLIVNDEVRAVFRARAAIIRSLRASLESRGFLEVETPALQPLYGGASARPFVTHHHALDMKLYLRIADELYLKRLIVGGLERVYEISKDFRNEGMDRTHNPEFTMLEFYQAFADYEDMLESTQAILIESVRAVHPSLKIVFDGTPIDFTPPWRRLTVREAAQKGLGVSELPSDERSLRDLARRAHVALDPSFGYGRILDEIVSVKVQPELRNPTFLVDHPRETSPLAKAKRGHPDLVERFELIVAGMEVANAFSEQNDPLEQRRAFEQQATLRERGDEEAQMLDTDYLRALEMGMPPTGGVGVGVDRLVMILTDSRSIRDVILFPHMRPEDGDED; encoded by the coding sequence ATCGTGTCCGTCCAAGAGACGCGCCGCAGCAAGCTCGACGCCCTGATCCAGCGCGGAATCCAACCCTATGCCTACCGCTTCGACGTGACCCATGGATCCGCCGCGATCCAGGCGCGCCATGCGGAGCTCGAGCAATCCGGGGAACGCGTCCGGTTCGCGGGACGGCTCATGACGAAGCGCGGGCACGGCAAGGCGGCGTTCGCCCACGTGAAGGACAAAGAGGGCCTTCAGCAGATCTATTTTCGGGAGGACGTTCTCGGGCCCGACACCTTCGCCCAGGCGATGGAGCTGGATCTCGGGGACTGGGTGGGCGTGGAGGGACGCGTCTTCCTCACGAAGACGGGGGAAATCACGATCCGGGCAGAGCGCGTCGAGCTGCTTGCGAAATCGCTTCGGCCGCTCCCCGAGAAGTGGCACGGTCTGACCGACGTCGAAATCCGGTACCGCCAACGCTATACCGATCTCATCGTGAACGACGAGGTGCGCGCGGTGTTTCGCGCCCGCGCGGCCATCATCCGGTCTCTGCGCGCCTCGCTCGAATCGCGGGGCTTCCTCGAGGTCGAGACACCGGCGCTCCAACCGCTCTACGGCGGCGCGTCGGCGCGGCCGTTCGTGACCCACCACCACGCGCTCGACATGAAGCTTTATCTGAGAATCGCGGACGAGCTCTATTTGAAACGCCTGATCGTCGGGGGACTCGAGCGTGTCTACGAAATCTCGAAGGACTTTCGCAACGAAGGCATGGACCGGACCCACAATCCGGAATTCACCATGCTCGAGTTCTACCAGGCCTTCGCGGACTACGAGGACATGCTCGAATCGACCCAGGCCATCCTCATCGAGAGCGTGAGGGCCGTGCACCCGAGCCTCAAGATCGTCTTCGACGGAACGCCGATCGACTTCACCCCTCCATGGCGGCGCCTCACCGTCCGCGAGGCCGCCCAGAAGGGGCTCGGCGTGAGCGAGCTTCCCTCCGACGAGCGCTCGCTCCGCGACCTGGCCCGCCGGGCCCACGTCGCCCTGGATCCCTCGTTCGGGTACGGACGCATCCTGGACGAGATCGTTTCGGTGAAGGTCCAGCCGGAGCTCAGGAACCCCACCTTCCTCGTCGATCACCCGCGCGAAACGTCGCCGCTCGCGAAGGCAAAGCGCGGCCATCCCGACCTGGTCGAGCGGTTCGAGCTGATCGTGGCCGGCATGGAGGTCGCGAACGCCTTTTCGGAACAGAACGATCCGCTCGAGCAGCGGCGCGCGTTCGAGCAGCAGGCAACGCTCCGGGAGCGGGGGGACGAGGAGGCGCAGATGCTCGATACCGACTACCTTCGCGCGCTCGAAATGGGGATGCCGCCGACGGGAGGCGTGGGCGTCGGTGTGGACCGACTCGTGATGATCCTCACCGATTCACGCTCGATCCGCGACGTGATCCTGTTCCCCCACATGCGGCCCGAGGACGGGGATGAGGATTAG